One window from the genome of Pseudomonas frederiksbergensis encodes:
- a CDS encoding ABC transporter permease, protein MLSPYMSPVERVWFYTLRILCGLILLFLILPVLVIIPLSFNSGSFLVYPLQGFSLQWYHDFFASAEWMRALKNSIIVAPAATLLAMIFGTLAAIGLTRGDFPGKALVMALVISPMVVPVVIIGVASYLFFAPLGMGNSFFSLIVVHAVLGVPFVIITVSATLQGFNHNLVRAAASLGASPLTAFRRVTLPLIAPGVISGALFAFATSFDEVVVTLFLAGPEQATLPRQMFSGIRENLSPTIAAAATLLIAFSVILLLTLEWLRGRSEKLRTTQV, encoded by the coding sequence ATGCTGAGTCCTTACATGTCCCCCGTCGAGCGGGTGTGGTTCTACACCTTGCGCATTCTCTGCGGGCTGATCCTGTTGTTTCTGATCCTGCCGGTGCTGGTGATCATCCCGTTGTCGTTCAACTCCGGCAGCTTCCTGGTCTACCCGCTGCAAGGTTTTTCGCTGCAGTGGTACCACGATTTCTTCGCTTCGGCGGAATGGATGCGGGCCTTGAAGAACAGCATCATTGTTGCCCCGGCGGCGACGTTGCTGGCGATGATCTTCGGCACGCTGGCGGCCATTGGCCTGACCCGTGGCGACTTCCCGGGCAAGGCGCTGGTGATGGCCCTGGTGATTTCGCCCATGGTGGTGCCGGTCGTGATCATCGGGGTGGCCAGCTACCTGTTTTTCGCACCACTGGGAATGGGCAACAGTTTCTTCTCGCTGATCGTGGTCCACGCGGTACTGGGCGTACCGTTCGTCATCATCACGGTTTCGGCGACCTTGCAGGGCTTCAATCACAACCTGGTTCGAGCCGCCGCCAGCCTCGGAGCCTCGCCATTGACGGCGTTTCGCCGGGTGACCCTGCCGCTGATCGCCCCTGGCGTGATTTCCGGCGCGCTGTTCGCCTTCGCGACATCGTTCGATGAGGTGGTGGTGACCTTGTTCCTGGCCGGTCCCGAGCAGGCCACGTTGCCACGGCAGATGTTCAGCGGCATCCGCGAAAACCTCAGCCCCACCATCGCAGCGGCGGCGACGCTGCTGATTGCCTTCTCGGTGATCCTGTTGCTGACATTGGAATGGTTGCGTGGGCGCAGCGAGAAGCTGCGTACTACCCAAGTCTGA
- a CDS encoding ABC transporter permease: MAIAVPLNAGTSPTLKQRLKRAERVNRWKAQALIAPLVLFLLLVFLVPIVALLFKSVSNPEVVGAMPRTVAAVAAWDGRGLPGEPVYKAASEDLAEARKNQTLGDLSKRLNMELAGYRSLLTKTARALPFATEPTSYKEALENLDERWGDPAYWQVIRRNTSDVTPYYLLAAVDHRIDDLGELAPATPDQAIYLDIFTRTFWMGLVITAICLVLAYPLAYLLANLPSRQSNLLMILVLLPFWTSILVRVAAWIVLLQSGGLINSALMAMGIIDKPLELVFNRVGVYISMVHILLPFMILPIYSVMKGISPTYMRAAISLGCHPFASFWRVYFPQTYAGVGAGCLLVFILAIGYYITPALLGSPNDQMVSYFVAFYTNTSINWGMATALGGLLLLATIVLYLIYSWLVGASRLRLS, encoded by the coding sequence ATGGCCATCGCCGTTCCACTGAACGCGGGCACCAGCCCCACCCTCAAGCAGCGGCTCAAGCGCGCAGAGCGGGTCAACCGCTGGAAGGCCCAGGCCCTGATCGCGCCGTTGGTGCTGTTTTTGTTGCTGGTGTTCCTGGTGCCCATCGTCGCGCTGCTGTTCAAAAGCGTCAGCAACCCGGAAGTGGTGGGCGCCATGCCGCGCACCGTCGCCGCCGTCGCAGCGTGGGACGGACGCGGTTTGCCGGGCGAGCCGGTGTACAAGGCTGCCAGTGAAGACCTGGCCGAAGCCCGCAAGAATCAGACCCTGGGCGACTTGTCCAAGCGCCTGAACATGGAGCTGGCCGGCTATCGCAGCCTGCTGACCAAGACCGCTCGGGCGTTGCCGTTTGCCACCGAGCCGACCTCTTATAAAGAAGCATTGGAGAACCTCGATGAGCGTTGGGGTGACCCGGCGTACTGGCAGGTGATCCGCCGCAACACCAGCGACGTTACCCCGTATTACTTGCTGGCGGCTGTCGATCACCGCATCGATGACCTCGGCGAACTGGCCCCGGCCACCCCTGACCAGGCGATCTACCTCGATATCTTCACCCGTACCTTCTGGATGGGCCTGGTGATCACCGCAATCTGCCTGGTGCTCGCCTATCCATTGGCCTACCTGCTGGCGAATCTGCCATCGCGCCAAAGCAACCTGTTGATGATCCTGGTGTTGTTGCCGTTCTGGACCTCGATCCTGGTGCGGGTGGCGGCGTGGATCGTGTTGCTGCAATCGGGTGGCTTGATCAACAGCGCCTTGATGGCCATGGGCATCATCGATAAGCCCCTGGAGCTGGTGTTCAACCGCGTCGGCGTGTACATCTCCATGGTCCACATCCTGCTGCCGTTCATGATCCTGCCGATCTACAGCGTGATGAAGGGCATCTCGCCAACCTACATGCGAGCGGCAATTTCCCTGGGCTGCCACCCGTTCGCCAGTTTCTGGCGGGTGTACTTCCCACAAACCTATGCCGGTGTCGGCGCCGGTTGCCTGTTGGTGTTCATCCTTGCCATCGGCTACTACATCACGCCGGCGCTGCTGGGCAGCCCGAACGACCAGATGGTCAGCTACTTCGTCGCGTTCTACACCAACACCAGCATCAACTGGGGCATGGCCACGGCGCTCGGCGGGCTGCTCTTGCTGGCGACCATCGTGCTTTATCTGATTTACAGCTGGTTGGTGGGCGCCAGTCGCCTGCGTCTGAGCTAA
- a CDS encoding ABC transporter substrate-binding protein, protein MLRSLKFTALTLGMMGAASAMAAGPDLTVVSFGGANKAAQVKAFYAPWEAAGNGKIVAGEYNGEMAKVKAMVDTKSVSWDLVEVESPELSRGCDEDMFEQLDPALFGKAEDYVKGAIQPCGVGFFVWSTVLAYNADKLKTAPTSWADFWDTKQFPGKRGLRKGAKYTLEFALMADGVAPKDVYKVLAGKDGQDRAFKKLDELKPNIQWWEAGAQPPQYLASGDVVMSSAYNGRIAAVQKESNLKVVWNGGIYDFDAWAIPRGLDKTRAEAAKKFIAFSVAPQQQKTYSENIAYGPANTQAVPLLAKDVLKDMPTTPENIANQVQIDVSFWADNGEQLEQRFNSWAAK, encoded by the coding sequence ATGTTGAGATCCCTGAAGTTCACAGCCCTGACACTGGGCATGATGGGTGCGGCAAGCGCGATGGCGGCGGGCCCGGACCTGACCGTGGTGTCTTTCGGCGGGGCGAACAAGGCGGCCCAGGTCAAAGCCTTCTACGCACCGTGGGAAGCGGCCGGCAACGGCAAGATCGTGGCCGGCGAATACAACGGCGAAATGGCCAAGGTCAAGGCCATGGTCGACACCAAGAGCGTTTCCTGGGATCTGGTTGAAGTCGAATCCCCGGAATTGTCCCGTGGTTGCGACGAAGACATGTTCGAACAGCTGGATCCGGCCCTGTTCGGCAAAGCCGAAGACTACGTCAAGGGCGCCATCCAGCCTTGCGGCGTAGGTTTCTTCGTGTGGTCGACCGTGTTGGCCTACAACGCCGACAAACTCAAGACCGCGCCGACCAGTTGGGCGGACTTCTGGGACACCAAGCAATTCCCAGGCAAGCGCGGCCTGCGCAAGGGCGCCAAGTACACCTTGGAATTCGCCCTGATGGCCGACGGCGTAGCGCCGAAAGACGTCTACAAAGTGCTGGCCGGCAAGGATGGCCAGGATCGCGCGTTCAAGAAGCTCGACGAACTCAAGCCGAACATCCAATGGTGGGAAGCTGGCGCCCAACCGCCGCAGTACCTGGCTTCCGGTGACGTGGTCATGAGCTCGGCCTACAACGGCCGGATCGCTGCGGTACAAAAAGAAAGCAACCTGAAAGTGGTGTGGAACGGCGGCATCTACGACTTCGATGCATGGGCCATTCCACGCGGCCTGGACAAGACCCGCGCCGAAGCGGCGAAGAAGTTCATCGCCTTCTCGGTGGCGCCGCAGCAGCAGAAGACCTACTCGGAAAACATCGCCTACGGCCCGGCCAACACCCAGGCAGTGCCGTTGCTGGCCAAGGATGTCCTGAAGGACATGCCGACCACCCCGGAAAACATCGCCAACCAGGTGCAGATCGACGTCAGCTTCTGGGCTGACAACGGCGAGCAACTTGAGCAGCGCTTCAATTCCTGGGCTGCGAAGTAA
- a CDS encoding ABC transporter ATP-binding protein, which produces MSQVDSSAGTSDVLVSFRGVQKSYDGENLIVKDLNLDIRKGEFLTLLGPSGSGKTTSLMMLAGFETPTAGEIQLAGRSINNVPPHKRDIGMVFQNYALFPHMTVAENLAFPLTVRGLNKSDVGDRVKRVLSMVQLETFAQRYPAQLSGGQQQRVALARALVFEPQLVLMDEPLGALDKQLREHMQMEIKHLHQRLGVTVVYVTHDQGEALTMSDRVAVFHQGEIQQIAPPRTLYEEPKNTFVANFIGENNRLNGRLHSQTGDRCLVELGRGEKVEALAVNVGKPGEPVTLSIRPERVSLNGSSEQCVNRFSGRVAEFIYLGDHVRVRLEVCGKNDFFVKQPIAELDPGLAVGDVVPLGWQVEHVRALDPLLEAN; this is translated from the coding sequence ATGAGCCAGGTCGATTCAAGCGCGGGGACCAGTGATGTGCTGGTCAGCTTTCGTGGTGTTCAAAAGAGCTACGACGGCGAGAACCTGATCGTCAAGGACCTCAACCTGGACATTCGCAAAGGCGAGTTCCTGACCCTGCTCGGGCCTTCCGGCTCCGGCAAGACCACCAGCCTGATGATGCTCGCCGGTTTCGAGACCCCGACCGCCGGCGAGATCCAATTGGCCGGCCGCTCGATCAATAACGTGCCGCCGCACAAGCGCGACATCGGCATGGTGTTCCAGAACTACGCCTTGTTCCCGCACATGACCGTCGCCGAGAACCTGGCCTTCCCGCTGACCGTGCGCGGCCTGAACAAGAGCGACGTCGGTGATCGGGTCAAGCGTGTCCTGAGCATGGTCCAGTTGGAAACCTTCGCACAACGCTACCCGGCACAATTGTCCGGTGGCCAGCAGCAGCGAGTTGCCCTGGCGCGGGCGCTGGTGTTCGAGCCGCAACTCGTGTTGATGGACGAACCCCTCGGCGCACTGGACAAACAACTGCGCGAACACATGCAGATGGAAATCAAGCACCTGCACCAGCGCCTCGGCGTGACCGTCGTCTACGTGACCCACGACCAGGGCGAAGCCTTGACCATGTCCGACCGCGTTGCCGTGTTCCACCAAGGCGAGATCCAGCAGATCGCTCCTCCGCGTACCTTGTACGAAGAACCGAAGAACACCTTCGTCGCCAACTTCATCGGTGAAAACAACCGCCTCAACGGGCGCCTGCACAGCCAGACCGGTGATCGCTGCCTGGTGGAACTGGGGCGTGGCGAAAAAGTCGAGGCCCTGGCCGTCAATGTCGGCAAGCCGGGCGAGCCGGTCACGCTGTCGATCCGGCCGGAGCGGGTCAGCCTCAACGGTTCCAGTGAACAATGTGTCAACCGCTTCTCAGGGAGGGTGGCGGAATTCATCTATCTGGGCGACCACGTCCGGGTTCGCCTGGAAGTCTGCGGCAAGAACGACTTCTTCGTGAAACAACCGATTGCCGAGCTCGATCCCGGGCTGGCCGTTGGGGACGTGGTTCCGCTTGGCTGGCAAGTCGAGCATGTGCGTGCGCTCGATCCCCTTCTAGAGGCGAATTGA
- a CDS encoding response regulator transcription factor, with protein MIRVLVAEDHTIVREGIKQLIGLAKDLVVVGEASNGEQLLETLRHVPCEVVLLDISMPGVNGLEAIPRIRALSNPPAILVLSMHDEAQMAARALKVGAAGYATKDSDPALLLMAIRKVAAGGRYIDPDLADRMVFEVGLTDTRPLHSLLSEREFSVFERLAQGANVNDIAQQLALSSKTISTHKARLMQKLNITSLAELVKYAMEHKLL; from the coding sequence GTGATCCGTGTACTGGTAGCCGAAGACCACACCATCGTCCGTGAAGGTATCAAGCAATTGATCGGCCTGGCCAAGGATCTGGTGGTGGTGGGGGAGGCGAGCAATGGTGAGCAATTGCTCGAGACCTTGCGACACGTGCCGTGCGAAGTGGTGCTGCTGGATATTTCCATGCCAGGCGTCAACGGCCTGGAGGCGATCCCGCGGATCCGGGCACTGAGCAATCCGCCGGCCATCCTGGTGCTGTCGATGCATGACGAGGCGCAAATGGCCGCTCGCGCCCTGAAGGTCGGTGCCGCCGGCTACGCCACCAAGGACAGCGATCCAGCCTTGCTGCTCATGGCGATTCGCAAGGTCGCGGCCGGTGGTCGATATATTGATCCGGACCTGGCGGACCGCATGGTCTTCGAAGTGGGCCTGACCGATACGCGGCCGCTGCACTCGCTGTTATCGGAGCGCGAATTCTCGGTCTTCGAGCGCCTCGCGCAAGGCGCCAACGTCAATGACATCGCCCAGCAATTAGCCCTGAGCAGCAAGACCATCAGTACCCATAAGGCGCGGTTGATGCAAAAGCTCAACATCACCTCGCTGGCCGAATTGGTGAAGTATGCGATGGAGCACAAGTTGCTCTGA
- a CDS encoding PAS domain S-box protein produces the protein MMRFCCLWVIGCLWLPLMTWAAPAPQTHGVQLSAEQRQWLAQHQPLRVGLVLQAPFAQYDRRLQRLSGTNVELMQWLGKALGVDLTWRNFQDVAQLEAAVRDGEIDVAPGLTQTPVGLRLWQFSDPYMRVPQLIVGAQKGAEGVELEKLDGQVRVAVRMPSATADYLRGNYPALNLQGVPMEREALQLLLTQQARYAVVDEAQLGRLMVEPEFSELAVVGDIGSPQLLRVATRRDWLQLSEIIDSALQAIPAKELEQLHSRWLKPKYPRLTETPGFWQNLTLLLLALLLASVAIVFWQRRQQRALERRLRTAREDIAQRTASEEALRLTQFSIDQSTVGILWVNWDSHVRYANRAAETMLGYASGAIIDRPLIDFEPGLHMDRWLNLWKRARASEDGPQSFETECVRADGSILPADVSLSFLRFRDAEYLVVYLNDVTERRRALAALRESEARLQGIAANVPGLVFRLERAPVTGQIDFAYISEGSESLVGYSPATLARSDTGLRSLVHPEDKADYHRTQDQALDSDSDWSWQGRILTRDGQQRWAEIKAITRRLEDGAYVWDGIVWDITESKRIELELASSREQLRELSAHLESVREEEKARIAREVHDELGQMLTVLKLETSMCELAYAQLDPGLQERLNSMKRLIAQLFQLVRDVATALRPPILDAGIASAIEWQARRFEARTQIPCLVQVPDNLPPLSDAKAIGLFRILQEALTNVMRHAQAHTVELTLTQEGDQLCLTVSDDGVGFIADTGRPTSFGLVGMRERVLIMGGRLTLESEPGEGTSLAVWVPLDKPQLD, from the coding sequence ATGATGCGTTTTTGCTGCCTGTGGGTTATCGGCTGTTTATGGCTTCCCTTGATGACATGGGCTGCGCCCGCGCCGCAGACCCATGGCGTGCAATTGAGCGCAGAGCAGCGCCAATGGTTGGCACAACATCAACCGCTGCGGGTCGGCCTGGTATTGCAGGCGCCTTTTGCGCAGTACGACCGGCGTTTGCAGCGGTTGTCCGGCACCAACGTCGAGTTGATGCAATGGCTGGGCAAGGCGTTGGGCGTCGATCTGACGTGGCGCAATTTCCAAGACGTCGCGCAACTGGAAGCAGCGGTGCGCGACGGCGAAATCGATGTTGCTCCCGGCCTGACCCAGACTCCGGTCGGGCTCAGGCTCTGGCAGTTTTCCGATCCTTACATGCGCGTGCCGCAATTGATCGTCGGCGCGCAGAAGGGCGCTGAGGGCGTGGAGTTGGAGAAGCTCGACGGCCAGGTCCGCGTTGCGGTGCGCATGCCCAGCGCCACGGCCGATTATCTGCGCGGCAATTATCCGGCGCTGAACCTGCAAGGCGTGCCGATGGAGCGCGAGGCGCTGCAATTGTTGCTGACCCAGCAGGCCCGATACGCGGTGGTCGATGAGGCGCAGCTTGGACGGTTGATGGTCGAACCCGAATTCTCCGAGCTGGCGGTAGTGGGCGATATTGGTTCACCACAGTTGCTACGGGTCGCCACGCGCCGGGACTGGCTCCAGTTGTCCGAAATTATCGACAGTGCCCTGCAGGCCATCCCGGCCAAGGAGCTGGAACAGTTGCACAGTCGTTGGCTCAAGCCGAAATACCCGCGCCTGACCGAAACCCCGGGTTTCTGGCAGAACCTGACCTTGCTGTTGCTGGCGCTGTTGCTCGCCAGCGTGGCCATCGTGTTTTGGCAACGCCGCCAGCAACGCGCACTGGAGCGCCGCTTGCGTACCGCGCGCGAGGACATTGCCCAGCGTACCGCCAGCGAAGAAGCCTTGCGCTTGACACAGTTTTCCATTGACCAGAGCACGGTCGGCATCCTCTGGGTCAACTGGGACAGTCATGTGCGCTACGCCAACCGCGCCGCTGAAACCATGTTGGGCTACGCTTCGGGCGCGATCATCGACCGGCCGCTTATCGATTTCGAGCCGGGTTTGCACATGGACCGCTGGTTGAATTTGTGGAAACGCGCCCGCGCCAGTGAAGACGGACCACAGAGTTTCGAGACCGAATGCGTGCGAGCCGATGGCAGTATCCTGCCGGCCGACGTTTCCCTGAGCTTCTTGCGGTTTCGTGATGCCGAATACCTGGTCGTCTACCTCAACGACGTGACCGAGCGGCGACGCGCATTGGCGGCTTTGCGCGAAAGCGAGGCGCGGCTGCAAGGCATCGCCGCCAACGTGCCGGGGTTGGTCTTTCGCCTGGAGCGGGCGCCGGTGACTGGGCAGATCGATTTTGCCTACATCAGCGAAGGCAGCGAAAGTCTGGTGGGCTACTCTCCGGCGACCCTGGCCCGCAGCGATACCGGGCTGCGCAGCCTGGTGCACCCGGAGGACAAGGCCGATTATCACCGCACCCAGGACCAGGCGCTGGACAGTGACAGCGACTGGTCATGGCAAGGCCGCATCCTCACCCGCGACGGTCAGCAGCGCTGGGCCGAGATCAAGGCAATCACGCGCCGTCTCGAGGATGGCGCCTACGTCTGGGACGGAATCGTCTGGGACATCACCGAAAGCAAGCGCATCGAACTGGAGCTGGCCAGCTCCCGAGAGCAGTTGCGTGAATTGTCGGCGCACCTGGAAAGCGTGCGGGAGGAGGAAAAAGCGCGCATTGCCCGGGAAGTTCACGATGAGCTGGGTCAGATGCTGACGGTGCTGAAGCTGGAGACATCCATGTGCGAACTGGCCTACGCCCAGCTGGACCCCGGCCTGCAAGAGCGGCTCAACAGCATGAAACGCCTGATCGCCCAATTGTTCCAGTTGGTGCGGGACGTGGCGACGGCTTTGCGCCCGCCGATTCTCGATGCCGGTATCGCCTCGGCCATTGAATGGCAGGCCCGGCGCTTCGAGGCGCGCACGCAGATTCCCTGTCTGGTGCAGGTTCCTGACAACTTGCCGCCATTGAGCGACGCCAAGGCCATCGGCCTGTTCCGGATTCTCCAGGAAGCTCTGACCAATGTGATGCGCCATGCCCAGGCGCATACTGTGGAACTGACGCTGACTCAGGAAGGCGACCAGTTGTGTCTGACAGTCAGCGACGACGGTGTAGGATTTATTGCTGATACCGGGCGGCCGACATCCTTCGGCCTGGTCGGCATGCGTGAGCGAGTGTTGATCATGGGGGGGCGGTTGACCCTGGAAAGTGAACCGGGCGAGGGGACTTCCCTTGCCGTGTGGGTACCGCTGGACAAGCCGCAACTCGATTGA
- a CDS encoding alpha/beta hydrolase family protein — protein MPSVYRLALPALCLSLILPSAFSAQAGETAPAAAEQAAGDKPVERQPLLERSQEEAAALVRKVPAQEQQQLQTGSDAFLALWKPANTSEPKGAVIIIPGAGETADWPQAVGPLRKKLPDAEWSSLSITLPDLQSDVIAPRTVETPPETKPADVAAAAPDTTTAAPIEQVTGGEAEAADAVIAETGEEHAKADAERIFARIDAALAYSEQQSARSIVLLGHGTGAYWAARYLSEKQPSQIERFVMVAAQAPVTAKPGLAELTPTLKLATADIFYMDKPLDRNAALERLQASKRLKGSTFSQVALKALPNRSAEQEQLFRRIRGWLNPQNPGE, from the coding sequence ATGCCCTCTGTTTATCGCCTGGCGTTGCCAGCATTGTGCCTGTCGCTGATCCTGCCGAGTGCATTTTCTGCACAGGCTGGCGAAACGGCGCCCGCCGCCGCGGAGCAAGCCGCCGGGGACAAACCGGTCGAACGCCAGCCCTTGCTCGAGCGAAGCCAGGAAGAGGCCGCGGCGCTCGTACGAAAAGTGCCCGCTCAGGAACAGCAACAGCTACAAACCGGCAGCGATGCTTTTCTAGCGCTGTGGAAGCCCGCCAATACCAGCGAGCCCAAGGGCGCAGTCATCATAATCCCCGGTGCGGGTGAAACCGCTGACTGGCCTCAAGCCGTCGGCCCCCTGCGCAAGAAACTGCCTGATGCCGAATGGAGCAGCCTGAGTATCACGCTACCGGACCTGCAAAGCGACGTCATCGCTCCGCGCACCGTGGAAACTCCTCCCGAGACCAAGCCCGCGGATGTCGCTGCTGCGGCACCAGACACCACGACTGCGGCGCCGATCGAGCAAGTGACCGGGGGCGAAGCCGAGGCGGCGGATGCGGTCATCGCTGAAACCGGCGAAGAACATGCCAAGGCCGATGCCGAGCGCATTTTCGCCCGCATCGACGCGGCCCTGGCCTACTCCGAACAGCAGAGCGCCCGCAGCATTGTGCTGCTGGGCCATGGCACGGGCGCCTATTGGGCAGCGCGCTACCTTAGCGAAAAGCAGCCTTCGCAGATCGAGCGCTTCGTGATGGTCGCAGCCCAGGCCCCGGTCACCGCCAAACCTGGCCTGGCAGAGCTGACGCCAACCCTGAAGCTGGCAACCGCCGATATTTTCTATATGGACAAGCCGCTGGACCGCAACGCGGCGCTGGAACGCCTGCAAGCGAGCAAACGCTTGAAAGGTTCGACCTTCAGCCAGGTTGCCCTCAAGGCCCTGCCGAACCGGTCGGCGGAACAAGAGCAACTGTTCCGTCGGATTCGGGGTTGGTTGAATCCTCAGAATCCGGGGGAGTGA
- a CDS encoding TerB family tellurite resistance protein — protein sequence MWWPGTLIGAGAGFAIASIPGAMLGALLGQALDRRLNVHSWAQVRERLGGRPALRNDELLFVLLGRLAKSDGRVVDGHIQQARQEMRALDLSEPAQRRAIAAFNRGKSEHDRLRGYLRRLATQPHAAEGVLRACWRMVWADGRAGASERELLVQWGKWLGWTPQQVQALAMDYEPQKLSQPTSGMTYQEALRLLGVSGTSEPPQIKRAYRRLLSRHHPDKIAGSGATPSQVREATDKTRDLHNAYRLIRERRDFR from the coding sequence ATGTGGTGGCCAGGGACTCTGATCGGAGCGGGAGCAGGCTTTGCCATAGCCAGCATCCCGGGGGCCATGCTTGGCGCGTTGCTGGGGCAGGCGCTGGACAGGCGCCTGAACGTGCACAGTTGGGCACAAGTGCGTGAACGCCTGGGCGGCCGCCCGGCGTTGCGCAACGATGAGTTGTTGTTTGTGTTGCTCGGACGCTTGGCGAAAAGCGATGGCCGCGTTGTTGACGGCCATATCCAGCAGGCTCGCCAGGAAATGCGCGCGCTTGATTTGAGCGAGCCGGCGCAACGTCGTGCCATCGCGGCGTTCAACCGGGGCAAGTCCGAGCATGATCGCCTGCGCGGTTATCTGCGTCGCCTCGCCACCCAACCCCATGCGGCTGAAGGCGTGCTACGCGCCTGCTGGCGGATGGTCTGGGCCGATGGCCGCGCCGGCGCCAGCGAGCGCGAGCTGCTTGTCCAATGGGGAAAGTGGCTCGGCTGGACGCCGCAGCAGGTCCAGGCGCTGGCGATGGACTACGAACCGCAGAAACTGTCGCAACCCACGAGTGGCATGACTTATCAGGAGGCATTGCGATTGCTGGGTGTTTCGGGCACCAGTGAACCGCCGCAAATCAAGCGGGCCTACCGCCGCTTGCTCAGCCGGCATCACCCGGACAAGATCGCCGGCAGCGGAGCCACGCCTTCACAGGTTCGCGAGGCCACCGATAAGACCCGGGACCTGCACAATGCCTATCGCTTGATTCGCGAGCGAAGGGATTTCCGCTAG
- the murU gene encoding N-acetylmuramate alpha-1-phosphate uridylyltransferase MurU, translating into MKAMILAAGKGERMRPLTLTTPKPLIRVAGTPLIEYHLRALVAGGFDEIVINHAWLGQQIEDYLGDGSRFGVRIIYSPEGEPLETGGGIFRALPLLGDEPFLVVNGDIWTDFDFRSLHRPLEGVVHLVLVDNPEHHPGGDFVLTDGKVHEGAPTADKLTYSGIAVLHPRLFDGCVDGAFKLAPLLRKAMDQGQASGERLQGHWVDVGTLERLAQVEKLIEASR; encoded by the coding sequence ATGAAGGCCATGATCCTGGCGGCGGGCAAGGGCGAGCGCATGCGACCGTTGACGCTCACCACGCCCAAGCCATTGATCCGTGTCGCCGGCACTCCCTTGATCGAATATCACCTGCGGGCATTGGTCGCCGGCGGGTTTGACGAGATTGTCATCAATCACGCCTGGCTCGGGCAGCAGATCGAAGATTACCTGGGGGACGGCTCGCGGTTCGGCGTGCGCATTATCTATTCGCCGGAAGGCGAGCCGCTGGAAACCGGCGGGGGGATTTTCCGGGCCCTGCCGCTACTGGGCGATGAGCCGTTCCTCGTGGTCAATGGCGACATATGGACTGACTTCGATTTCCGCAGCTTGCACCGTCCGCTCGAGGGCGTGGTTCATCTGGTGCTGGTGGACAATCCTGAACACCACCCAGGCGGCGATTTCGTCCTGACCGACGGAAAGGTTCATGAAGGCGCGCCGACGGCCGACAAACTGACCTATAGCGGCATTGCCGTCCTGCATCCGCGATTGTTCGACGGCTGCGTGGACGGCGCGTTCAAGCTCGCACCGTTGCTGCGCAAGGCCATGGACCAAGGTCAGGCCAGCGGCGAGCGCTTGCAAGGGCATTGGGTCGATGTTGGGACACTTGAACGTTTGGCACAGGTTGAAAAATTGATAGAAGCGAGCCGTTGA
- a CDS encoding aminoglycoside phosphotransferase family protein: MPDQDVRLQHLKVWLDEQLPILFTQQGWGAVPPATLTAASSDASFRRYFRWEGEGHSLIVMDAPPPQENCKPFVDIAFLLAKSGINVPKIYAEDLDRGFLLLNDLGNQTYLDVINGENADDLFRDALQALLAFQQLPMVAPLPSYDIPLLRRELELFPEWYVKRELGVEFDATQQQLWQQASELLISSALAQPKVLVHRDYMPRNLMLSEPNPGVLDFQDAVYGPVTYDVTCLFKDAFLSWPEARVRGWLEDYWQQAVALGIPVQPDFEDFLRASDLMGVQRHLKVIGIFARICHRDGKPRYLGDVPRFFDYIEAVIARRPELAPLGELLRSLRPSAGASA, encoded by the coding sequence ATGCCTGACCAAGATGTACGCTTGCAACACCTGAAAGTTTGGCTCGATGAGCAGCTACCGATTCTTTTCACTCAACAGGGCTGGGGCGCCGTACCCCCGGCCACGTTGACCGCCGCCAGCAGTGACGCGAGTTTCCGGCGGTATTTCCGCTGGGAAGGCGAGGGCCATAGCCTGATCGTGATGGATGCCCCGCCGCCCCAGGAAAACTGCAAACCCTTCGTGGATATCGCGTTTTTGTTGGCGAAATCCGGCATCAACGTGCCAAAAATTTATGCCGAGGACCTCGATCGCGGGTTTCTTTTGCTCAATGACCTGGGCAACCAGACCTACCTGGATGTGATCAACGGCGAAAACGCCGACGATTTATTCCGCGATGCCTTGCAAGCGCTGTTGGCTTTTCAACAACTGCCAATGGTCGCACCGCTGCCCAGTTATGACATTCCGTTGCTGCGTCGTGAGTTGGAGTTGTTCCCGGAGTGGTACGTCAAGCGCGAATTGGGCGTCGAGTTCGATGCGACCCAGCAGCAGCTTTGGCAGCAGGCTTCAGAGCTGTTGATCAGCAGCGCCCTGGCCCAGCCGAAAGTGCTGGTGCACCGCGACTACATGCCGCGCAACCTCATGCTCAGCGAACCCAATCCAGGCGTGCTGGATTTCCAGGATGCGGTCTATGGACCGGTGACCTACGATGTGACGTGCCTGTTCAAGGACGCCTTCCTCAGTTGGCCCGAGGCGCGGGTGCGCGGTTGGTTGGAGGATTACTGGCAGCAGGCCGTCGCACTTGGCATTCCCGTGCAGCCGGACTTCGAAGATTTCCTGCGAGCCAGCGACTTGATGGGCGTGCAGCGCCATCTCAAGGTGATCGGGATCTTCGCGCGCATCTGCCATCGCGACGGCAAGCCGCGCTACTTGGGCGATGTGCCGCGCTTCTTCGACTATATAGAAGCGGTGATTGCCCGCCGCCCTGAGCTCGCACCGCTGGGCGAACTGCTTCGCAGCCTGCGCCCATCGGCCGGAGCAAGCGCATGA